The following coding sequences lie in one Deltaproteobacteria bacterium genomic window:
- a CDS encoding suppressor of fused domain protein, whose protein sequence is MAESDERSPSGAPILRHTAAAPSDDVAHADDERVANHLSGVLGGESMVFHELVSDRVHIDVHMFAPTSDRPSFVLATSGMSARAMTMPAGFEQPEQWCFGELMMSLPPTWKLEQRDFDDERNYWPVRLLKMLARLPHEYATWLGWGHTIPNGDPARPYAPGTELCGAMVIPPFAFGRELFEVPGDPIVHVYQVLPLTAAEMDFKLRSGVDALLERMEAADDGIYGPLDAARRSTV, encoded by the coding sequence ATGGCCGAATCGGATGAACGGTCCCCCAGCGGTGCGCCGATCCTGCGTCACACGGCGGCGGCGCCGAGTGACGACGTCGCCCACGCGGACGACGAGCGCGTTGCGAATCACCTGAGCGGTGTGCTCGGCGGCGAGAGCATGGTCTTCCACGAGCTCGTCTCGGATCGCGTGCACATCGACGTGCACATGTTCGCGCCGACCTCGGATCGCCCGAGCTTCGTGCTCGCGACCTCGGGCATGAGCGCGCGCGCGATGACCATGCCGGCGGGCTTCGAGCAACCCGAGCAGTGGTGCTTCGGCGAGCTCATGATGAGCCTGCCGCCGACCTGGAAGCTCGAGCAGCGCGACTTCGACGACGAGCGCAACTACTGGCCGGTGCGGCTGCTCAAGATGCTCGCGCGACTGCCCCACGAGTACGCGACCTGGCTCGGATGGGGCCACACGATCCCCAATGGCGATCCTGCGCGGCCGTACGCACCCGGCACCGAGTTGTGTGGCGCGATGGTGATCCCGCCGTTCGCCTTCGGTCGCGAGCTCTTCGAGGTGCCGGGCGACCCCATCGTGCACGTGTACCAGGTGCTGCCGCTCACCGCGGCCGAGATGGACTTCAAGCTGCGATCGGGTGTCGATGCCTTGCTCGAGCGCATGGAGGCCGCCGACGACGGGATCTACGGCCCGCTCGACGCGGCGCGACGGAGCACCGTGTGA
- the uvrB gene encoding excinuclease ABC subunit UvrB: protein MPPRRRVPPASVSPAAPPGTVAHRRAPAPTLDTGEEWDPRKVVIPRPGLEHPFELVSSFTPAGGQPAAIDALVAGVEAGEAAQVLLGITGSGKTFTIANVIARTQRPTIILAHNKTLAAQLYAEFKALFPHNAVEYFVSYYDYYQPEAYVPSTDTFIEKDSNINEQLDRMRHSATYSLLSRRDVIIVSSVSCIYGIGAAEAYLGMVAQIAVGEELDRDKLLRKLVEMQYERNDIDFHRGCFRVRGDVVEVFPAYEDDTAIRIEFFGDEVEAIREIDPLRGQPKASLQRASIFPASHYVTPASQLRRAIEGIKVELQHRLVELNDKMKLLEAQRLEQRTMFDLEMLQEMGHCSGIENYSRHLTGREAGEPPPTLLDYFPDDYLMVVDESHQTVSQVAAMYRGDRSRKETLVDHGFRLPSALDNRPLQFAEWEQRVHQAIFLSATPGDYEVERTHGVVVEQIIRPTGLLDPPIEVRPIAGQVDDLLDEIKQRIAKQERVLVTTLTKRMAEDLTEYFADLGVKVRYLHSDIETLERVELIRGLRQGEFDVLVGINLLREGLDIPEVSLVAILDADKEGFLRSARSLIQTIGRAARNVDGRVIMYADRITDSMKFAMDETDRRRKVQADYNVVHGIVPRTTRRGIDPLENEKRAAERRTSAKAPSAAAGAKQLPVGIEELRDTDLLPAEIDARLRELKQQMASLAKELRFEDAAAVRDRIRVLEAQRLEFAS, encoded by the coding sequence ATGCCGCCGCGTCGCCGAGTTCCGCCCGCGTCCGTGTCGCCCGCTGCCCCGCCCGGCACCGTCGCGCATCGTCGTGCGCCCGCGCCGACGCTCGACACCGGCGAGGAATGGGACCCCCGCAAGGTCGTGATTCCGCGGCCCGGGCTCGAGCACCCGTTCGAGCTGGTGTCGAGCTTCACCCCCGCGGGTGGCCAACCCGCGGCCATCGATGCGTTGGTCGCCGGCGTCGAGGCCGGTGAAGCCGCGCAGGTGCTGCTCGGCATCACCGGCAGCGGCAAGACCTTCACGATCGCCAACGTCATCGCCCGCACGCAGCGGCCGACCATCATCCTCGCGCACAACAAGACGCTCGCGGCGCAGCTGTACGCGGAGTTCAAGGCGCTGTTCCCCCACAACGCGGTCGAGTACTTCGTGTCGTACTACGACTACTACCAACCGGAGGCCTACGTGCCTTCGACCGACACCTTCATCGAGAAGGACTCGAACATCAACGAGCAGCTCGATCGCATGCGCCACTCGGCGACCTACTCGCTGCTGTCGCGACGCGACGTGATCATCGTGTCGAGCGTGTCGTGCATCTACGGCATCGGCGCGGCCGAGGCCTACCTCGGCATGGTCGCGCAGATCGCCGTGGGCGAAGAGCTCGACCGCGACAAGCTGCTGCGCAAGCTGGTCGAGATGCAGTACGAGCGCAACGACATCGACTTCCACCGTGGCTGCTTCCGCGTGCGCGGGGACGTCGTCGAGGTGTTTCCTGCCTACGAGGACGACACCGCGATCCGCATCGAGTTCTTCGGTGACGAGGTCGAGGCGATCCGCGAGATCGATCCGCTGCGCGGCCAGCCCAAGGCCTCGCTGCAGCGCGCGAGCATCTTCCCCGCCAGCCACTACGTGACGCCGGCGAGCCAGCTGCGCCGCGCGATCGAGGGCATCAAGGTCGAGCTGCAACATCGCCTGGTCGAGCTGAACGACAAGATGAAGCTGCTCGAGGCCCAGCGGCTCGAGCAGCGCACGATGTTCGACCTCGAGATGCTGCAGGAGATGGGGCACTGCTCGGGCATCGAGAACTACTCGCGCCATCTGACCGGCCGCGAGGCTGGCGAGCCGCCACCCACCCTGCTCGACTACTTCCCCGACGACTACCTGATGGTCGTCGACGAGTCGCACCAGACGGTCTCGCAGGTCGCTGCGATGTACCGCGGCGACCGCAGCCGCAAGGAGACCCTGGTCGATCACGGCTTCCGTCTGCCGTCGGCGCTCGACAACCGCCCGCTGCAGTTCGCCGAGTGGGAGCAGCGGGTGCACCAGGCGATCTTCCTCAGCGCGACGCCGGGTGACTACGAGGTCGAGCGCACCCACGGCGTGGTCGTCGAGCAGATCATCCGGCCCACCGGCCTGCTGGATCCACCGATCGAGGTGCGGCCGATCGCAGGCCAGGTCGACGACCTCCTCGACGAGATCAAGCAGCGCATCGCCAAGCAGGAGCGCGTGCTCGTCACGACGCTGACCAAGCGCATGGCGGAGGATCTGACGGAGTACTTCGCGGATCTCGGCGTGAAGGTGCGGTACCTGCACTCCGACATCGAGACCCTCGAGCGCGTCGAGCTGATCCGCGGCCTGCGACAGGGGGAGTTCGACGTGCTGGTGGGCATCAACCTGCTGCGCGAGGGCCTCGACATCCCCGAGGTCAGCCTGGTGGCGATCCTCGACGCCGACAAGGAGGGCTTCCTGCGATCGGCGCGGAGCCTGATCCAGACCATCGGCCGCGCCGCTCGCAATGTCGACGGTCGCGTGATCATGTACGCCGACCGCATCACCGACAGCATGAAGTTCGCGATGGACGAGACCGATCGTCGTCGCAAGGTCCAGGCCGACTACAACGTGGTGCACGGCATCGTGCCCCGCACCACGCGGCGCGGCATCGATCCGCTCGAGAACGAGAAGCGCGCCGCCGAGCGACGCACCAGCGCCAAGGCCCCGAGCGCGGCCGCTGGCGCCAAGCAGCTGCCGGTCGGCATCGAAGAGCTGCGTGACACCGATCTACTGCCCGCGGAGATCGACGCACGTCTGCGCGAGCTCAAGCAGCAGATGGCCTCGCTTGCCAAGGAGCTCCGCTTCGAGGACGCCGCGGCGGTGCGCGATCGCATCCGCGTGCTCGAGGCCCAGCGGCTCGAGTTCGCCAGCTGA